The genomic region CACGTCAATGATTTGTATGGCTGGTACTAATGAATGTCACACTTGGGATGATAAATGCCCTTcctacattatttttattatctgTACCCTATCATGTAATTTATCTGTATCCTATCCTGTTAAATATCAGCCCCACTTTACCTGTCCTAGGTATGACGTAGAAAGTAGACAGTGTTAAAGGTGTTTAAGCTAAAAAATATCTGCAAAATTATTCTTTAACCTTATCACCTtttcaaaaaaaagaaaagaaactcCAACAAGAAAATATCATGTATGCTGTGAGCCTGTCatactgtatgtaacatataAAGCAAGTTGAAATTCCACAAATGATCAAATGTACAGCGAAatctgtctaatctgaccccctGTGTAATCCGACAACTCCTTTAATTTAATATGCTGCTGAACTATCTCTTTTGAAAACAACCAAAGAAGACCTACAATTTCTGACATTCTGCATAATCTGACCAAttattacatgtagtttgtcaGTTTGGACAGATTTCCTTGTATGTAACATCTAGTAATGACCTCTAACGATACATGTAATTTCAACCATAAACTCAGACAAGATTGTTGACaaaaaatttgattaaaatatagAGAAGCTgtaattgaaattaatattataGCAAACAATTTACTACAAAGAATTATCTTAAGGGAAAacattttatgtaaaatgtttagAGTGTTTGTGTCAATTGCTACGACCCAAACCCCCACAAGACCCTGAGGAGCAATGGAATTCTTacttatcagaaaaaaaatcaaaatcaccTCCCCTTACATACTTCTGACGCAACCAAATGTGGGAACCATAACAAAAAACTTTTATGGTAACAATATCTTGTGCCGTTCCGAAAAATATCTAATCTCTTATCTGAAAACTTCcgtgatattatgtgacatcGACAaggaatgtataaaaaaaacgcTGACTGGGATATCAActaaaagttttgaaaaaattaccttattttatttggttttatATTTGGCTCCGTCAATCAGCAATaggatatttgaaaattaagaATGGACTGACAGACATTGCTTGGTAAATTGAGATAATTAACCAGTAATTGTTTGTAACTAAAGAACATTCATTTCattcaataacacattaacCAATTCATACAAGGATTTCAGTAAATACCATTTGAATGTCTGAAGCATATTTATAAGGAGGTGATTTTAATCAGAGGGAAATACCAACAAAAAACTAACATCAAAATGGTATATCCCTAATCCTGTTGGACAATACCTAGGAATTCTATAAAAAATACTTATCAAAGGATATTCATGACAAAAATAGTTGAAAAAGAGTTTTCTTTGGGCAGTGGTATATAAAGCATATAAATGAATAAGATGGAATTATAAATTTTGTAGATAAAGGTTATTTCCCCTTGCTAGCTAATTCATGTGCCATTTCATAGTACTTTGAGAACTTCGCAGTGTGATCAAGTGGGAGGTAGACATACGGGCTCATATTGAACGCCTCTTTGATGCCGTATCGTTTAACCGAGGAAAGATGACAGCGACTAAGGTGGTAGCGATATGACCCTTTGGATGCGAAATGTCTGCTACATGCAGCACATCTATACTCCGCAGTTCCATCACTTTCACTACCACTATGCTGGCTACCCTCATGGTCCGAAAACCCCTCCCGCTCCAAGATGTCACTTGTGTCATCATCCTGGCCCTTTTTAAGGGACAGATTCAGTGGCAGTCCGGAGTCAGGCGACTCAGACTGTCGGAGATATTTGATGGACTGGGAAGAAGCGAGAAGCTTTGGTAGGTCTGTTTTGGTGATGAGTTTTTGCAAACTGTCGAGCGGATGTTCACTATTAAGAGGCTGCCCATACACAAAGCTGCTCAGTGAGTCAAGAGCTGATGACCCCACCCGAGAGTCTTTAGTTGGCCTGTTATTATCTTCCTCCTCGCAGTTCAGATATTTACTGGCCAAAGTTTCACCATTTTCAGAATTGCCGGTGCTTTGCGATTCCTCATTGTCTGTTGAAGGACTCACTGGCTTACGAACACTTTCACACATTTTCTCCAACTTTTTCAGATCATCCTTTGCACTAGATATGGAGGAGGATGGCTGAAGACATACATTCAGCGTGTCCTGTACATCACTAGAACATTTTTTCACTGATCCATTGTTGCGAGGTTCATCctgttgaaaatattttctatatttctcAAAGCGGTACAATGCGCCATGTCTATGTTCTTTGTCATCACGGTAAACTGATGGCTTTAGAAGTGTTTTCTCACCGGTATTGAACACCATATTACCCCTGTGATAGTCAAACTTTGAGGAAAAGCTCTTTTGAATAAAGGATTCCATAGCCTTTAGGGCAGAATTATCTTCCATGTCCTCAACTGCCCGACCTGGGTCAATTATATCTAGATTCTTAGCCGAATTAGTGTTTTTCAGCACCTTAGATCTTTCAGATATGTCACATTCCGATACCTCTTCCTTTTTTACTTTCACACGTAAATTCttcaaatcatttttttcttccgAGGACTTTTTTTTGTCCTCTGTTGTTTTTTCAGGACTTTTTCTTGGGGAGTCCTCTATTTTGTCTGCTATGTGAAGTGGAGATTTGTGATGAGGTGATGAGACCCCCTTTTCCATTTcattaaccttgaccttttcaTTAACCTTGTCATTTTCATTAACCATGACCTTTTCATTTAACTTGTCATTTTCATTAACCTTGACTTCTTCTTTGCCTATAATCGGCGATGGTATAGATACATCTTCATCAATGTGTTCCTTAGAATTTACACATTTTTTGCTTTCCTCTCGTCCATCATCACCATTTTCCTCTTTTGTGCTAATTTCGTTGTGGGATTTGTCACCACTTTCACTACTTTCACCACTTTTGGTTTCCTTGGATTTGTCGGAGGTATTCAGCACTTTCTGTTTATTCAGAGACAAATCCAGTTCCTGTATATCTGGCTTTGTGTCCATTTCCTCCTCCGAATCATCTGGTCTGTCAAACATTGAAGCAGTCTCTTCATCTACATCTTCTAGGTCCTGAGAATCGTGGGATTTCTCCGACTTAATAGAACTTACTTCATCCTTGAATAGACTCATCCTTGATCTTTCAAAACCAGTTTGCTTTGTACGGAGACATAGCCTCACATGTTCAACAAAGAACTGAGTCTCTATACGGTCGCCACAGTTCTCACAGCTTATTGTACTGTCCTCTGGGTGTTCACTGTCTGGGCTGTCAGCAAAGTGGCGATGGCCGTTCATTGGTGGAGTAACCGGATGACTAAGACATTTACGCTTGTAATTCAGAAATGATGCAACATTAGGATTTCCTAGACCTTCAAAACTTTCTTCGTCACTGTAATATCGCTTCCGTCGACCACGAAATGCAAGATCATTGAGATAATTATGTGACCGAAGAATGTTTTTCTTGTGATGGCCCGACATGATCATGTGGTTTGCCAGTCCCTCCATGTCACTAAATGTACTGTTACATACCTTACATTTGAATATACACTCGCGGTCCATCTCTCGGTCGCAGTACGCTGAACATTTGTGTGAACGTCGGCCATGCTCGGAACTGACAATTTTTGTGTAATGTTGTGTCTGCATCATATGAACAGTTAGCAATGGCAGAGACTTGAAGGATTCTCCACATTGCATACAGCGAAGAATGCGTTTGGTGTGTTCCGACTCCTGGTTCAGCCACATGTCCTGTCCTCGCACCAGTTTCGGGTATtccatgatggctgcctgtttGGTACTGGCAGGTGAATGTCCGGTCTCCTGAAGATGTATACTCAAACCATACAAAGAGTTGTAAGTTTTCAGACAGGTACATCTGTGCATTGTATACTTACAGTCATCAGTTAGACTATCACATTCACTCCCCTTCAAGGTTATATTGGAATTCAAATCAGTGTCGGGAAGTAACGGAGATGAGTCTTTTTCTGAACCTGTAGATGAACATTTTGATTTCTCTATGTTTTTCTCAAGTCTTGAGGAATGATTAGGACTATGTATCTGTGGTGGCTTAATCACACTGCCAGCATGAGATTTCTTAACAATATTGGAATTCTTTACCTGACTACTGCTATTTAAATGCATAGGACTATGAGATTTGGATATGCCAGATGACACTGGGAGAAGCCCGCTGATGGGCTTCCTAACCGACCGCATGTGAAGATTTCCTCCAAATCTTTGCTGGAGACTTTGCAATGTTGATGGAATATCACGATCTCCAGACGAAGAAGAGTGGTGCCCTCCGGAGGAATGATGTTCTGACATGTGATGCCTTCCAGAGGAATGGTGTCCATTAGAACTACTTTTGTACTGAGACTTGCTAGCACTGCGATCACTTCGATCGCTACGATCATTTTTGTCATTTGCTTTCTTGGATAAGTCCAGGGGCTGTTCCTCCAGAAGTGTTCTTGGGGAGGGGGAGGTGGACACATGATGGGAGTGGTGGATGGAGGAGGGGGATTTGGCTGCTGAAGAATGTGTGTATGGGGTAGGATACGACTTTGGTAGTTTATTAGAGTACATTTTGGCTTTGGCCATAGTCTGCTTTGGATGTGTTGGTGCATTTTTGATAACTGACATTGCAGACAGAGTCATAGGAGGTATGGGAAACTTGGTTGGAAAAAATCCATCCTTAAAAAGTTTCTTTGGTGGGGTGTGTTGTTTCTTTTGAAGAAACAGAGGCAAGGGGTCCTGCCTCATGAGACGTTGCAGAGGAGGTGTCTCCGGTCTGGAGGGGGGAGAGGGTGAATTCTTTGTGTCCTCATCCTTCTTGCCAGAATTTTGGCTCTCCTCCTTGACAGGAGAAACTGTGCCATCCATGTGATGTGGCATGGTATCGGAGGACATAGGAGACTTATCCACATCAGAGTCTTGTCCCTCTATAACTTCCTTCTCTCCCTCCTCCTCTAGTGGAATCTCCTCGTTTGTCTTTTCCACTACCTCCTTTTCCACATCCTCATTTTCCACACCTCCTGCATCATCTAAGCTGTTTTCATTGTTCATACCATTGTCTTTGTCCTCCTCGATGCCCTCATTTTCGCCACTCTCACATCCATTTTCTTCGTTTGCTGAAAGACACAAAAAATAGATATTAGCTGTGAAGGCCTGTCCTGAATCTATGAGGTAGACATCAGATAAGACAATGAAGTGACTATGCATAGGAAAGGTTTATTCTAGATAGACTGGTGCTTTTGTAGTTGTAATGGGTCATAATTTCAGAATTTTCTAACGTCAGCACACCCATTATGACTATGCAGTAATTAAAAGGTAATAGTAAATTTTTACCTTGAGACCAGTAAATTCAATTTTTATATCAACCCATTAAATTGTTAAGATGATGTTAGTCAGAAAGTACAAAATTCTGTGACTTAAGCTGTAAAACGACTTAGTCGAGATGAAATGAATCAcgaacaaaaattcaaaaatactAAATGATGCAACAAACTGAGTTCAGATTGACTGAAAATCTTTATTCTGTCTATAGTGccagaatatatataatataaaaagtaTCAGTCATGATTTAATattgtacaatatgtgttgCTACTGGGACTGCCTTTTTATAATGAGATGATACCTTGATTGTCAGAACTACATAGGTTCCCATACACTCACTCCGTCAAGCCTCAGCTAAAATCCAGCTctattttatgtttatatatttaaatgatacCTGCATTTCACTTTTATCACCTAGGGTAATTTTTAATCCCAGCTGATTTTGTGATTCACATGATGATGTGACAGAGATTTTACACTGAAGTGAAGCTGACACTGCTGTGACGATTAGGGCCGATGTTTGGGCCTTGCTGTGAGCTGTCAATGTCACTTCTATATAATTCTCCTGATTCCTCTCATGGACACAAAAAGATCATCGACCTCAAATCAAAACCAACATTATCTGACAATATTTTTCAATACAATTTGCCAAAtgttgaaagaaaataaatctaTGACCTCATACATGACTGATTATGATTTTTgagtaatatcaaaatatgcatttttttgttttgttattctATCGATAGTGACTGGTCTCATTTTGTATCTTGATCTTGACAAAAAGGTATTGTATTTAATTTAATCCTTTCTGATACATATACCATGGACAAGAACTTTATCTGTCAAAATTGGACTTAAATTGGCACACGGGAGTAATGcaacaatattaaaatttgTCCCTATTCAGAGGTTTTTCTTTCAAAGTGATAATTTATTCATTGAAGAAAGtgcattttgataatatataataacaggATATACAAAGCCTATATATCAATTTCCCTGTGTCATCCTtgtatttaatttgtttaaaaattataatagcaaaactgtcaaaatctacattgtaaataataaaaatgttttcacaATTCAAATGTCCTTATGTCAACTGTGCAGGTGAAGTGTAAGGAAGAGATAAAGTTATTTTCTTGAAACTACCCATTACTTTTACTTTTGCAACAAAGgtaaatatatgatatttgtcacaATCTAATAATACATCACCTGTGATAACATGCAATAAAGTTGGAATCAGGTCCATTAGACTCTAAATTGACCAGGTAAAGTACAAACTGTAGGCATAAGGTGCCCATAAACTGATGGAGCTAGTGAACTGAGGATGGTGAATATTTAATGCATCAATCATGTCCACCCCTACTGGAGTAAACACCCATAAAACATGTCCACCAGGCAGAGTTTATACCCAAACCTAATAAAGGCAGTAAATCACTCAAGCCAAcaacaaaataaggacaaagaCATTCTATTATTTGgtgatacatttcaaaattacattttcgaggtacatgtatgtaatatttgcagttctattttataattaaaaaaaaaaaaaatccctaatgatactgatgtaggTGGTTTATAGTACATATTTATGTCATTCTgcataaaaacatttaataacaaAACCAACATTATTATACTATCAATAATTCCATAGCATGACAAGACTTCTTTTGCTTTAATTAATCTTCTAATTTTTCACCATCATTTTAGTCTTCTGAAAACAGAATTCCCTACATTTCGATTTTTAATTAAAAGTCAATAAATTAAATACTTAAACAGTGAACTGTGAAGGGATTATGagaatatacattatatttatacatcATACTTTTTAGTATTATTTAACAGTATTAGCCAATTGGTCTATTTGGTttatgtcctattaacagccagagtcatttaaggacgtgccagattttggaggtggatgaagccagaatacccggagaaaaccaccggcctgtggtcagtaccaggcaactgccccacgtaggtttcaaactcgcaacccagaggtggagggctagtggtaaagtgtcaggacaccgCGGCCCCCTGTATTAGACAACATAACCTCAGTTATAATGTGTTTGTAGATTAAATGAGCATAAAGTTATCAGCTGACAACTCTGTTTCATTAataatacatgtgtgttatataatgaaataatacaCATACTTTATactactgtgtgttatataatgaaataatacacatacttttacatatatacatactactgtgtgttatataatgaaataatatacatacttttacatatatacatactactgtgtgttatataatgaaatgataCACATACTATGGTGAACcttgtttgtataaattttcaaaatgtgcTAATTTATTCCAGAACACCAACATTCAAAAGAAATATAAGATTAATGGAAAACATCGATAACAAACCGTAACAGGACAGATAATTTGTCAGCGTTCTGGTACAAATGCTATAC from Pecten maximus chromosome 11, xPecMax1.1, whole genome shotgun sequence harbors:
- the LOC117337399 gene encoding teashirt homolog 2-like isoform X2; translated protein: MMPANEENGCESGENEGIEEDKDNGMNNENSLDDAGGVENEDVEKEVVEKTNEEIPLEEEGEKEVIEGQDSDVDKSPMSSDTMPHHMDGTVSPVKEESQNSGKKDEDTKNSPSPPSRPETPPLQRLMRQDPLPLFLQKKQHTPPKKLFKDGFFPTKFPIPPMTLSAMSVIKNAPTHPKQTMAKAKMYSNKLPKSYPTPYTHSSAAKSPSSIHHSHHVSTSPSPRTLLEEQPLDLSKKANDKNDRSDRSDRSASKSQYKSSSNGHHSSGRHHMSEHHSSGGHHSSSSGDRDIPSTLQSLQQRFGGNLHMRSVRKPISGLLPVSSGISKSHSPMHLNSSSQVKNSNIVKKSHAGSVIKPPQIHSPNHSSRLEKNIEKSKCSSTGSEKDSSPLLPDTDLNSNITLKGSECDSLTDDCKYTMHRCTCLKTYNSLYGLSIHLQETGHSPASTKQAAIMEYPKLVRGQDMWLNQESEHTKRILRCMQCGESFKSLPLLTVHMMQTQHYTKIVSSEHGRRSHKCSAYCDREMDRECIFKCKVCNSTFSDMEGLANHMIMSGHHKKNILRSHNYLNDLAFRGRRKRYYSDEESFEGLGNPNVASFLNYKRKCLSHPVTPPMNGHRHFADSPDSEHPEDSTISCENCGDRIETQFFVEHVRLCLRTKQTGFERSRMSLFKDEVSSIKSEKSHDSQDLEDVDEETASMFDRPDDSEEEMDTKPDIQELDLSLNKQKVLNTSDKSKETKSGESSESGDKSHNEISTKEENGDDGREESKKCVNSKEHIDEDVSIPSPIIGKEEVKVNENDKLNEKVMVNENDKVNEKVKVNEMEKGVSSPHHKSPLHIADKIEDSPRKSPEKTTEDKKKSSEEKNDLKNLRVKVKKEEVSECDISERSKVLKNTNSAKNLDIIDPGRAVEDMEDNSALKAMESFIQKSFSSKFDYHRGNMVFNTGEKTLLKPSVYRDDKEHRHGALYRFEKYRKYFQQDEPRNNGSVKKCSSDVQDTLNVCLQPSSSISSAKDDLKKLEKMCESVRKPVSPSTDNEESQSTGNSENGETLASKYLNCEEEDNNRPTKDSRVGSSALDSLSSFVYGQPLNSEHPLDSLQKLITKTDLPKLLASSQSIKYLRQSESPDSGLPLNLSLKKGQDDDTSDILEREGFSDHEGSQHSGSESDGTAEYRCAACSRHFASKGSYRYHLSRCHLSSVKRYGIKEAFNMSPYVYLPLDHTAKFSKYYEMAHELASKGK
- the LOC117337399 gene encoding teashirt homolog 2-like isoform X1 is translated as MPRRKQEQPKRCKSNEENGCESGENEGIEEDKDNGMNNENSLDDAGGVENEDVEKEVVEKTNEEIPLEEEGEKEVIEGQDSDVDKSPMSSDTMPHHMDGTVSPVKEESQNSGKKDEDTKNSPSPPSRPETPPLQRLMRQDPLPLFLQKKQHTPPKKLFKDGFFPTKFPIPPMTLSAMSVIKNAPTHPKQTMAKAKMYSNKLPKSYPTPYTHSSAAKSPSSIHHSHHVSTSPSPRTLLEEQPLDLSKKANDKNDRSDRSDRSASKSQYKSSSNGHHSSGRHHMSEHHSSGGHHSSSSGDRDIPSTLQSLQQRFGGNLHMRSVRKPISGLLPVSSGISKSHSPMHLNSSSQVKNSNIVKKSHAGSVIKPPQIHSPNHSSRLEKNIEKSKCSSTGSEKDSSPLLPDTDLNSNITLKGSECDSLTDDCKYTMHRCTCLKTYNSLYGLSIHLQETGHSPASTKQAAIMEYPKLVRGQDMWLNQESEHTKRILRCMQCGESFKSLPLLTVHMMQTQHYTKIVSSEHGRRSHKCSAYCDREMDRECIFKCKVCNSTFSDMEGLANHMIMSGHHKKNILRSHNYLNDLAFRGRRKRYYSDEESFEGLGNPNVASFLNYKRKCLSHPVTPPMNGHRHFADSPDSEHPEDSTISCENCGDRIETQFFVEHVRLCLRTKQTGFERSRMSLFKDEVSSIKSEKSHDSQDLEDVDEETASMFDRPDDSEEEMDTKPDIQELDLSLNKQKVLNTSDKSKETKSGESSESGDKSHNEISTKEENGDDGREESKKCVNSKEHIDEDVSIPSPIIGKEEVKVNENDKLNEKVMVNENDKVNEKVKVNEMEKGVSSPHHKSPLHIADKIEDSPRKSPEKTTEDKKKSSEEKNDLKNLRVKVKKEEVSECDISERSKVLKNTNSAKNLDIIDPGRAVEDMEDNSALKAMESFIQKSFSSKFDYHRGNMVFNTGEKTLLKPSVYRDDKEHRHGALYRFEKYRKYFQQDEPRNNGSVKKCSSDVQDTLNVCLQPSSSISSAKDDLKKLEKMCESVRKPVSPSTDNEESQSTGNSENGETLASKYLNCEEEDNNRPTKDSRVGSSALDSLSSFVYGQPLNSEHPLDSLQKLITKTDLPKLLASSQSIKYLRQSESPDSGLPLNLSLKKGQDDDTSDILEREGFSDHEGSQHSGSESDGTAEYRCAACSRHFASKGSYRYHLSRCHLSSVKRYGIKEAFNMSPYVYLPLDHTAKFSKYYEMAHELASKGK